In Pseudomonas sp. FP1742, the DNA window GCGATTGTCCCAGGCGAAGCTCAGATCAAGTCGCAGACACTGTCGGATGCCTCGTTCCCAGTCGTAGGCACCAATCACGGTGTCGACTTCCAGGCCCTCGATAAACACTCTGTCCAAGCACTTCTCTCCGCTGCACGACAAGGGCGCAATGCGCCGTTAGAATCAGGGCGTCCTCGCCCGGAATAGTTAGCATGTTTTGGTCACTGGCGATTTTCGCCTACCTGCTTGGCTCTCTGTCCTTCGCCATTTTGCTCAGCCGCCTGACCGGTACCCCCGATCCGCGAATGAGTGGCTCGGGCAATGCCGGCGCCACCAATATGTTTCGTCTGGCCGGCAAAAAACTGGCCATCCTGACCTTGCTTGGCGACCTGAACAAAGGCCTGCTACCCGTATTGATCGCGGGCGCTGCGGGTCTTTCACTGCAGGAGCAGGCCTGGATCGGCGTCTGCGCCGTCATCGGTCACCTGTTTCCACTGTACTTCCGCTTTCGCGGTGGCAAGGGTGTCGCCACCGCGGCCGGCATGTTGCTGGGGCTCTACCCGCCCGCCGCACTGCTGGCGGTCTGCGCCTGGCTGCTGACGTTCTACCTGACCCGCACCAGCTCACTCGCCGCCCTGATCGCCACACCACTGATCCTGCCGCTGCTCGCCTGGCAAGAACCGGCGGCACTGCTGCCCATGAGTGCGCTCACGGGGCTGATCGTCTGGCGCCATCGCGGCAATCTACGCGACCTGTTTGCCGGGCGCGAACGGCATTTTTAAAATACCGTGCGCGCCGCTCATCACAGCGCCGATAACTGCTCCATCGGCCAGCGCGCCTGCACGCTGATCGCCAGGCTTTCATGCTGACCGGCCTGCAAGCGCTGGCAGCCAGCAAACGCAATCATCGCGCCATTGTCGGTGCAGAACTCCGGACGGGCATAAAACACGTCGCCCTTCATATCGCCGAGCATTTTTTCCAGTGACGTGCGCAATGCCTTGTTGGCGCTGACGCCACCAGCGATCACCAGACGCTTCATGCCGGCCTGTTTCAGGGCACGCTTGCACTTGATGGTCAAAGTCTCCACCACAGCCTGCTGGAACGCCAGCGAGATGTCGCAACGGGCTTGATCGCCGTCGTCCCCGGCGCTGACGCATTGCTGCCAGGTGTTCAAGGCGAAGGTTTTCAAACCGCTGAAGCTGAATGCCAGGCCCGGACGATCACACATCGGACGCGGGAAGACGAAACGTCCATCAACGCCTTGCGCCGCCAGACGAGCAATCTCCGGACCGCCCGGATAATTGAGGCCCATCATTTTTGCAGTTTTGTCGAACGCTTCGCCGGCGGCATCGTCGAGGGTCTCGCCCAGGAGCGTGTACTGGCCGATCCCGTCGACCTGAACCAGCTGCGTATGACCGCCCGAGACCAACAAAGCGACGAACGGGAACTCCGGTGGCTGCGGCTCCAGCATCGGCGCCAGCAAGTGACCTTCCATGTGGTGCACGCCCAGCGCCGGGATACCCCAGGCAAAAGCCAGCGCCTGCGCGCAGGAAGCCCCTACCAGCAGGGCTCCGACCAAGCCGGGGCCGGCGGTATAAGCGATGGCGTCGATCTCGGTCGGCACGCAATCGGCCTCGGCCAGCACCTGACGGATCAAGGGCAGCATGCGCTTGACGTGATCACGCGAAGCCAGCTCCGGCACCACGCCGCCATAGGCGCGGTGCAGGTCGATCTGACTGAACAGCGCATCGGCCAACAAACCGCGCTCACTGTCGTAAAGAGCGACACCGGTTTCATCGCAAGAAGTTTCTAATCCCAGTACTAGCATGGGTTTGCGCCTTGTAGAGGCTGAATTCGAAGGCGCGCATAATAGTCGTCGCGTGATGCCCCGACCAGCGGTTTTCGATCAGAGGCTTTGCATTCCGAGCGATGAGGGGTTAACATCCGCAACCCTTAAAAACCGACGTCTTCAAGTGCTCTTTTGCCGCGAGGATGTTGACCCCGGTAATGAATGAAGGTAGCTCTGGATGCCAGCCGTCAAAGTTAAAGAGAACGAACCCTTCGACGTAGCTCTGCGTCGTTTCAAGCGCTCCTGCGAAAAAGCCGGTGTACTGGCTGAAGTTCGTAGCCGCGAATTTTACGAGAAGCCTACTTCTGAGCGTAAGCGCAAAGCAGCAGCCGCTGTTAAGCGTCACGCCAAGAAAGTACAGCGCGAACAGCGCCGCGCCGTTCGTCTGTACTAATACACAGACGATCGTAGCAAGCTTCTGCCAAGCCCGGCCCTCAGCCGGGCTAATGGCATTTGCGGACAACGCTTGATGCTTCACCGTCAAAGCCGCAGACGCGACCGAGACAAACCTGCTTCACAGCGTCAGACCTGGCTCTTTTGCCAGCGGTGCACGTCTTTTCTGACGAGCCTTTCAAGGCTACTGACGAGCACACCCACTGATTCCTCTCACGACGATCAGCCCAAGGCACCTTCTTGCGTGCCCGCTTATGAGCTATCCGAGGCCATTGACTGGCCGTCGCCGGACTCAGCGAAACACTTTCAAATAGTCGAATGCTGATTGGTACTAACGTCAGTGGATTTTCGGCAGATACACTTCCCGACAGCGATTACGCAGACGACACCGGTCGAGCCGCACACCCTGCGCGCCTCAAACAATGACCAGCGTTCGGCCGCCCTTCGTTTCGGGTCCATTTCAGCGCAGATGACGAGAACGCCATGGCCGGGCTAATTCCCCAGAGCTTCATTGACGACCTTCTGAACCGCACCGACATTGTCGATGTGGTCAGCTCGCGCCTGCAAATGAAAAAGGCCGGCAAGAACTACACCGCCTGCTGCCCGTTTCATAAAGAAAAAACCCCTTCCTTCAGCGTCAGCCCCGACAAACAGTTCTATTACTGCTTCGGTTGCGGCGCTGGCGGTAACGCCCTCGGCTTCATCATGGACCACGACAACCTGGACTTCCCCCAGGCCGTCGAAGAACTGGCCAAAGCCGCCGGCATGGAAATTCCCCGCGAAGAAAGCGGCCGACCGCACAAACCGCGCCAGCCCACCGATTCGCCGCTGTATCCGCTGCTCACCGCCGCTGCCGACTTTTACCGCCAGGCCCTGAAAAGCCATCCGGCACGCAAAGCGGCTGTGGATTACTTGAAAGGTCGCGGCCTGACCGGCGAGATCGCCCGGGACTTCGGCCTCGGTTTCGCCCCGCCCGGCTGGGACAATCTGTTCAAGCATCTGAGCAACGACACCCTGCAACAAAAAGCCATGATCGATGCCGGCCTGCTGGTGGAGAACGCCGAAACCGGCAAACGCTATGACCGCTTCCGCGATCGCGTGATGTTCCCGATCCGCGACAGTCGCGGGCGCATCATCGCCTTCGGCGGCCGGGTGCTGGGCGACGACAAGCCGAAATACCTGAACTCACCGGAAACCCCGGTATTCCATAAAGGCCAGGAACTCTACGGCCTTTATGAAGCACGCAAGAACAACCGCAACCTCGACGAAATCATCGTCGTCGAAGGCTACATGGACGTCATCGCCCTCGCCCAGCAAGGCCTGCGCAATGCCGTCGCCACCTTGGGCACCGCCACCAGCGAAGAGCACCTGAAGCGACTGTTTCGCGTCGTACCCAGCGTGCTGTTCTGCTTTGATGGCGACCAGGCTGGCCGAAATGCCGCCTGGAGAGCACTGGAGGCCACGCTGCCGAGCCTGCAGGACGGGCGTCGGGCGCGCTTTCTGTTCCTGCCCGAGGGCGAGGACCCGGATACTCTGGTCCGCTCCGAGGGCACTGACGCCTTCCGCGCGCGAATCAATCAGCACGCCCAACCGCTGGCCGATTACTTTTTTCAACAATTGACCGAAGAGTCGGACCCGCGCTCGCTTGAAGGCAAGGCCCACATGGCCACCCTGGCCGCGCCGCTGATCGACAAAGTCCCGGGCGCCAACCTGCGCACCCTGATGCGTCAACGCCTGAGCGAAATCACCGGCCTGAGCGGCGAAGCCGTGAGTCAGCTGGCGCACAGCGCTCCCCAGGAAGCGCCACCGGCGTACGACCCGGGCATCGATTACGACGCCATGCCCGATTACAGCGACTACCATCAGCCGCAGGCACAAGAAATGTATGTGCCGCAGCAGGAGTGGACGCCGAAGAAACCCGGTGCAGGTGGCAAGAAATGGGACAAGAAACCGTGGGACAAGAACGGCAAACGCGGCGGCGACCATGATCAACCGCGAGCACCACGGATACCCGCTGCTGTAGAGCCGCCTACCCTGGCCGCCTTGCGCACGCTGCTGCATCACCCGCAACTGGCCGAAAAAGTCGAGGATGCCGGGCACTTTGCGGCCGAGGACCACACTAACACGCAACTGCTGGTCGCCCTGCTCGAAGCGGTGCAGAAGAATCCCAAGCTAAACTCATTTCAACTGATTGCACGCTGGCACGGCACTGAACAAGGCCGACTACTTAAAGCGCTGGCGGAAAAGGAATGGCTGATTGATGGAGATAACCTTGAACAACAGTTTTTCGACACCATTACTAGCTTGTCAGCCCGCCAACGCGAGCGAAACCTGGAACAACTTCTTCGAAAAGCGCGTCAAAGTGAATTGAGTGCCGAAGAGAAAAATCAACTGCGCGACCTTTTAAGTCGCAATGTTTCCGCATCAAGCCCGACCTCAACTGGCGCGTGAGGTCATAGCTCAGGTATAATCCTCGGCTTGTTTTTTGCCCGCCAAGACCTTCAGTGGATAGGGTGTTATGTCCGGAAAAGCGCAACAGCAGTCTCGTATCAAAGAGTTGATCCTATTGGGTCGTGAGCAGGGCTACCTGACTTACGCGGAGGTCAACGACCACCTGCCGGAGGATATTTCAGATCCGGAACAGGTGGAAGACATCATCCGCATGATCAACGACATGGGGATCAACGTATTCGAGGTTGCTCCAGATAAGGATGCCCTTATGCTGGCCGACGCCGATACCGACGAGGCGGCCGCTGAAGAAGCGGCCGCAGCGTTGGCAGCGGTCGAGACCGACATTGGTCGCACCACCGACCCCGTGCGCATGTACATGCGTGAAATGGGCACGGTAGAGCTCCTCACACGCGAAGGCGAAATCGAAATCGCCAAGCGTATTGAAGAAGGCATCCGTGAAGTGATGGGCGCAATCGCGCACTTCCCTGGCACGGTTGACCATATTCTCTCCGAGTACACCCGCGTCACCACCGAAGGTGGCCGCCTGTCCGACGTCCTGAGCGGTTATATCGACCCGGACGACGGCATTGCGCCGCCTGCAGCCGAAGTGCCACCGCCTGTCGACCCGAAAGCCGTGAAAGCGGACGACGACACCGACGACGATGACGCCGAAGCAAGCGATGACGAAGAAGAAGCCGAAAGCGGCCCGGATCCGGTCATCGCCGCACAGCGCTTCGGTGCTGTCGCCGATCAGATGGAAATCACTCGCAAGGCCCTGAAAAAGCACGGTCGCCACAACAAGGCAGCGATTGCCGAGCTGTTGGCCCTGGCCGAGCTGTTCATGCCGATCAAGCTGGTGCCGAAGCAATTCGAAGGCCTGGTCGAGCGTGTTCGCAGTGCCCTGGATCGTCTGCGTCAGCAAGAGCGCGCGATCATGCAACTGTGTGTGCGTGATGCACGCATGCCGCGTGCCGACTTCCTGCGCCAGTTCCCGGGCAACGAAGTCGACGAAAGCTGGAGTGATGCTCTGGCCAAAGGCAAAAGCAAATACGCTGAAGCCATTGGTCGCCTGCAACCGGACATCATTCGTTGCCAGCAGAAGCTGACCGCGCTGGAAACCGAAACCGGTTTGACGATCGCCGAGATCAAGGACATCAACCGTCGCATGTCGATCGGTGAGGCCAAGGCCCGCCGCGCGAAGAAAGAGATGGTCGAAGCGAACTTGCGTCTGGTGATCTCCATCGCCAAGAAGTACACCAACCGTGGCCTGCAATTCCTCGATCTGATCCAGGAAGGCAACATCGGTCTGATGAAAGCGGTAGACAAGTTCGAATACCGTCGCGGCTACAAATTCTCGACTTATGCCACCTGGTGGATCCGTCAGGCGATCACTCGCTCGATCGCCGACCAGGCCCGCACCATCCGTATTCCGGTGCACATGATCGAGACGATCAACAAGCTCAACCGTATTTCCCGGCAAATGCTGCAGGAAATGGGTCGCGAACCGACCCCGGAAGAGCTGGGTGAACGCATGGAAATGCCTGAGGACAAGATCCGCAAGGTATTGAAGATCGCTAAAGAGCCGATCTCCATGGAAACCCCGATCGGTGATGACGAAGACTCCCATCTGGGTGACTTCATCGAAGACTCGACCATGCAGTCGCCAATCGATGTCGCCACTGTTGAGAGCCTTAAAGAAGCGACTCGCGAAGTCCTGTCCGGCCTCACTGCCCGTGAAGCCAAGGTTCTGCGCATGCGCTTCGGTATCGACATGAATACCGACCACACCCTTGAGGAGGTTGGTAAGCAGTTCGACGTGACCCGTGAACGGATTCGTCAGATCGAAGCCAAGGCGCTGCGTAAGCTGCGCCACCCGACGAGAAGCGAGCATCTGCGCTCCTTCCTCGACGAGTGATCACAGAACCCCCGGCCCAGGCCGGGGGTTTTGCTTTATGCAGATTAAATTCCCCGCACGTCCCCCCCGCCGAATAGCCCGTCTACACTCGAAACATTCCCCCAAGCCATAACGAGACCGTTATGCCCAGATGGTCGACCGTGCTTTTTTTGCTGTCGCTGATGACCTGGACCGCAACGGCTGGCGCGCTGACTCTGACCGACGAAGAACGTAGCTGGCTGGCGGCTCACCCGGAATTGCGCCTGGGCGTGGACGCGTCCTGGCCGCCGTTTGAATTTCGCGACGATCATGGGCGCTATCAGGGCCTGGCAGCGGACTATATCAACGTCATCCGGCAACGGCTGGGCATCAAACTCACGCCCATCGAACCGGTCAGTTGGACTGAAGTCCTGCAGCAGGCCAAACAGGGCAAGCTAGACATCTTGCCGGGCATCATGTCGACCCCCGAACGCCAGACCTATCTGTCGTTCACCCGTCCCTACCTCGACTTTCCGATTGTCATTCTGGCCCACGTGGGAGGCCCCCAACCGCGAAAGCTCGAAGACCTGTACGGGCTGAAGATTGCCGTGGTGGAAAACTACGCTCCCCATGAACTGTTGCGCACCCAGCATCCCGACTTGAATCTGGTGGCGATGCCCAACGTCAGCTCGGCGCTGCAGGCACTTGCCACCGATGCCGTGGACGCCGTTGTGGGCGATCTTGCCTCCAGCGTCTGGAGCTTGCGCCAGCTCAAGCTCGAAGGGCTCTACGTCAGCGGTGAAACGCCCTACCGCTACCAATTGGCGATGGCCGTCCCGCCGAACGACAAGCTGCTGGTCAGTATCCTGGACAAAGTCCTGGCAGACATGAGCCCGAGTGAAATCAGTGCCATCCAGGAACATTGGGTCGGTAATGTCCTCGATCATCGAACCTTCTGGTCCGATGTGTTG includes these proteins:
- the plsY gene encoding glycerol-3-phosphate 1-O-acyltransferase PlsY — protein: MFWSLAIFAYLLGSLSFAILLSRLTGTPDPRMSGSGNAGATNMFRLAGKKLAILTLLGDLNKGLLPVLIAGAAGLSLQEQAWIGVCAVIGHLFPLYFRFRGGKGVATAAGMLLGLYPPAALLAVCAWLLTFYLTRTSSLAALIATPLILPLLAWQEPAALLPMSALTGLIVWRHRGNLRDLFAGRERHF
- the rpsU gene encoding 30S ribosomal protein S21; amino-acid sequence: MPAVKVKENEPFDVALRRFKRSCEKAGVLAEVRSREFYEKPTSERKRKAAAAVKRHAKKVQREQRRAVRLY
- the rpoD gene encoding RNA polymerase sigma factor RpoD, with the protein product MSGKAQQQSRIKELILLGREQGYLTYAEVNDHLPEDISDPEQVEDIIRMINDMGINVFEVAPDKDALMLADADTDEAAAEEAAAALAAVETDIGRTTDPVRMYMREMGTVELLTREGEIEIAKRIEEGIREVMGAIAHFPGTVDHILSEYTRVTTEGGRLSDVLSGYIDPDDGIAPPAAEVPPPVDPKAVKADDDTDDDDAEASDDEEEAESGPDPVIAAQRFGAVADQMEITRKALKKHGRHNKAAIAELLALAELFMPIKLVPKQFEGLVERVRSALDRLRQQERAIMQLCVRDARMPRADFLRQFPGNEVDESWSDALAKGKSKYAEAIGRLQPDIIRCQQKLTALETETGLTIAEIKDINRRMSIGEAKARRAKKEMVEANLRLVISIAKKYTNRGLQFLDLIQEGNIGLMKAVDKFEYRRGYKFSTYATWWIRQAITRSIADQARTIRIPVHMIETINKLNRISRQMLQEMGREPTPEELGERMEMPEDKIRKVLKIAKEPISMETPIGDDEDSHLGDFIEDSTMQSPIDVATVESLKEATREVLSGLTAREAKVLRMRFGIDMNTDHTLEEVGKQFDVTRERIRQIEAKALRKLRHPTRSEHLRSFLDE
- the tsaD gene encoding tRNA (adenosine(37)-N6)-threonylcarbamoyltransferase complex transferase subunit TsaD, coding for MLVLGLETSCDETGVALYDSERGLLADALFSQIDLHRAYGGVVPELASRDHVKRMLPLIRQVLAEADCVPTEIDAIAYTAGPGLVGALLVGASCAQALAFAWGIPALGVHHMEGHLLAPMLEPQPPEFPFVALLVSGGHTQLVQVDGIGQYTLLGETLDDAAGEAFDKTAKMMGLNYPGGPEIARLAAQGVDGRFVFPRPMCDRPGLAFSFSGLKTFALNTWQQCVSAGDDGDQARCDISLAFQQAVVETLTIKCKRALKQAGMKRLVIAGGVSANKALRTSLEKMLGDMKGDVFYARPEFCTDNGAMIAFAGCQRLQAGQHESLAISVQARWPMEQLSAL
- the dnaG gene encoding DNA primase; translated protein: MAGLIPQSFIDDLLNRTDIVDVVSSRLQMKKAGKNYTACCPFHKEKTPSFSVSPDKQFYYCFGCGAGGNALGFIMDHDNLDFPQAVEELAKAAGMEIPREESGRPHKPRQPTDSPLYPLLTAAADFYRQALKSHPARKAAVDYLKGRGLTGEIARDFGLGFAPPGWDNLFKHLSNDTLQQKAMIDAGLLVENAETGKRYDRFRDRVMFPIRDSRGRIIAFGGRVLGDDKPKYLNSPETPVFHKGQELYGLYEARKNNRNLDEIIVVEGYMDVIALAQQGLRNAVATLGTATSEEHLKRLFRVVPSVLFCFDGDQAGRNAAWRALEATLPSLQDGRRARFLFLPEGEDPDTLVRSEGTDAFRARINQHAQPLADYFFQQLTEESDPRSLEGKAHMATLAAPLIDKVPGANLRTLMRQRLSEITGLSGEAVSQLAHSAPQEAPPAYDPGIDYDAMPDYSDYHQPQAQEMYVPQQEWTPKKPGAGGKKWDKKPWDKNGKRGGDHDQPRAPRIPAAVEPPTLAALRTLLHHPQLAEKVEDAGHFAAEDHTNTQLLVALLEAVQKNPKLNSFQLIARWHGTEQGRLLKALAEKEWLIDGDNLEQQFFDTITSLSARQRERNLEQLLRKARQSELSAEEKNQLRDLLSRNVSASSPTSTGA